Proteins encoded in a region of the Micropterus dolomieu isolate WLL.071019.BEF.003 ecotype Adirondacks linkage group LG09, ASM2129224v1, whole genome shotgun sequence genome:
- the hoxa3a gene encoding homeobox protein Hox-A3a codes for MQKATYYDSSAIYSGYPYQSANGFSYDANQVQYPRASHVESEYHRPACSLQTPDGSVALQKPGEMAESCDRTTAIQAAQSKVHPESNQPQVPVSGPPPPSQSPGAISQNTSNGSNQPSAKNGSPTSTGRSKHIFPWMKESRQNTKQKPTSSSSSVESCPGDKSPPGSAASKRARTAYTSAQLVELEKEFHFNRYLCRPRRVEMANLLNLTERQIKIWFQNRRMKYKKDQKGVGMMPSPGGQSPRSPVGPPSGGGGGGGGYLNSMHSLVNSVPYDSQSPTSYNKPHQNAYGMATSYPPPLNSSLNNCPPSQKRYPGTDSATPDYDAHPLQGNGNYGTHMQGSPVYVGGGYIDSMPNTGTSVFGLTHLPHPPPANMDYNGAITMGNSQHHGVCDPTPTYTDLTSHYSQGRIQEAPKLTHL; via the exons ATGCAAAAGGCAACCTACTACGACAGCTCCGCAATTTACAGTGGCTACCCATATCAAAGCGCAAATGGCTTCAGTTATGATGCCAATCAGGTCCAATATCCCCGGGCCTCTCATGTGGAAAGTGAGTACCATCGACCTGCCTGCTCCCTGCAGACTCCTGACGGCTCCGTGGCTCTGCAGAAGCCGGGGGAGATGGCGGAGAGCTGCGACAGGACCACAGCCATTCAGGCGGCGCAGTCTAAGGTTCATCCCGAAAGCAATCAACCGCAGGTGCCGGTGTCAGGCCCACCCCCTCCCTCACAATCCCCCGGTGCTATCAGCCAAAACACAAGCAACGGGTCCAACCAGCCCAGTGCCAAGAACGGCTCCCCGACCTCCACTGGTCGCAGCAAACATATCTTCCCCTGGATGAAGGAATCCCGTCAGAACACCAAGCAGAAACCCACCAGTAGCTCCAGTTCAG TGGAGAGTTGCCCCGGAGACAAGAGTCCTCCGGGGTCAGCAGCATCGAAGAGGGCCCGGACAGCCTACACCAGCGCCCAGCTTGTGGAGCTGGAGAAGGAGTTTCACTTTAACCGGTACCTCTGCAGACCTCGGAGGGTTGAGATGGCCAACCTGCTTAACCTCACCGAGAGACAGATCAAAATCTGGTTCCAGAATCGCAGGATGAAATACAAGAAGGATCAGAAAGGTGTCGGAATGATGCCTTCCCCTGGTGGACAGTCCCCCCGGAGTCCTGTGGGCCCACCCTCTGGTGGTGGCGGCGGCGGAGGAGGATACCTCAACTCTATGCATTCTCTTGTAAACAGTGTACCTTATGACTCCCAGTCGCCGACGTCTTACAATAAACCTCATCAAAATGCATACGGTATGGCCACGTCATACCCCCCCCCTTTAAACAGCTCCCTCAACAACTGCCCGCCCTCCCAGAAGAGGTATCCCGGGACCGACTCGGCCACGCCCGATTATGACGCGCATCCTCTCCAAGGCAATGGCAACTATGGGACGCATATGCAAGGCAGCCCCGTTTATGTCGGCGGAGGTTACATCGACTCAATGCCCAATACTGGGACCTCCGTTTTCGGTCTGACCCACCTCCCGCACCCGCCGCCCGCAAACATGGACTACAATGGAGCAATCACAATGGGCAACAGTCAGCATCACGGAGTGTGTGATCCGACACCGACGTATACAGACCTAACGTCGCACTACTCTCAGGGAAGAATCCAGGAAGCGCCCAAACTGACGCATCTGTAG
- the LOC123976933 gene encoding homeobox protein Hox-A2a: MNYEFERESGFINSQPSLAECLTSFPPVADSFQSSSIKSSTLSRPTLIPPPFEQTIPSLNPGSHPRHGRPRHSPDGCSPLPTASLPPEYPWMREKKASKRNHLPTSTATTISNGPVCFSPKGSPEIVESAGGGGGSRRLRTAYTNTQLLELEKEFHFNKYLCRPRRVEIAALLDLTERQVKVWFQNRRMKHKRQTQSKENHNGEGEGKGPSAEDGIHSDEEDEAPLYERSGALLERDTCSFQNNSLSSTQQLHNGESMGFAAAPLNSNDKNLKHFPNPSPTVPGCMSTMGPGSASGPDNSDSPPALDVSIHDFQPFSSDSCLQLSDAASPSLSESLDSPVDISTDSFYFFSESLTTIDLQHLNY, encoded by the exons ATGAATTACGAATTCGAGCGAGAGAGCGGTTTTATCAATAGTCAGCCGTCGCTTGCTGAGTGCCTGACATCTTTCCCCCCTGTCGCTGATTCATTTCAAAGTTCATCAATCAAGAGCTCGACGCTTTCACGCCCGACACTGATTCCTCCTCCCTTTGAGCAGACCATTCCCAGCCTGAATCCGGGCAGCCATCCGCGGCACGGCCGGCCCAGACACAGCCCCGACGGATGCAGCCCGCTGCCCACAGCCTCCTTACCCCCGGAGTACCCCTGGATGCGGGAGAAGAAAGCCTCCAAGAGGAACCACCTGCCGACCTCCACCGCTACGACCATCTCCAATGGAcctgtgtgtttctctccaAAAG GCTCGCCTGAGATTGTGGAGAGCGCTGGGGGAGGAGGGGGTTCCCGTCGGCTGAGGACAGCTTACACCAACACACAGCTGCTGGAGCTGGAGAAGGAGTTCCACTTCAACAAGTATCTGTGTCGGCCGAGGAGGGTGGAAATAGCGGCCCTGCTGGACCTGACTGAGAGGCAGGTCAAAGTGTGGTTCCAGAACCGGCGCATGAAGCACAAGCGGCAGACCCAGAGCAAGGAGAACCACAACGGGGAAGGGGAAGGGAAAGGGCCGAGCGCTGAGGACGGCATCCACAGCGACGAGGAGGACGAGGCCCCCCTGTATGAGCGGAGCGGGGCCCTGCTGGAGAGAGATACCTGCTCCTTTCAGAACAACTCTCTTAGCTCCACACAGCAGCTCCACAATGGCGAGTCCATGGGCTTTGCTGCTGCGCCGCTGAACAGCAATGACAAAAATCTGAAACATTTTCCCAACCCGTCACCCACTGTTCCGGGCTGCATGTCAACAATGGGCCCAGGCTCGGCATCTGGCCCGGACAATAGCGACAGTCCCCCGGCCCTGGATGTTTCTATACACGATTTTCAACCTTTCTCCTCGGATTCCTGCCTGCAGCTCTCCGATGCAGCCTCGCCGAGCTTGTCAGAGTCTTTGGACAGCCCCGTGGACATTTCTACGGACAGTTTCTATTTTTTCTCGGAGTCCTTAACTACAATCGACCTGCAGCATCTGAACTATTAA